AAGTCCTCCTCGCTCTTGGAGATGAGCACCAGCGCGTCGAAAGGCTTGAACGCCTTTTTATAGGCCCGTTCGGTGGTCAGCGCGTCATATATGTCTATGATCGCCGATATGCGGCCGAACATGTGTATCTTCTCCGCAGGCAGCTTGTTGGGATACCCTTTGCCGGAAAGTTTCTCATGGTGCTGGAGCAGCGGCAGGAACGCCCGTTCCGATATGGACTTGTTCACCCGGAGCATTTCGTATCCCAGCATCACGTGGTTTGTGACGGTCTTGTACTCTTCGTCGGTGAGCTTGCCCGGCTTGTTGATGATTTTCTGGTCCACCCGGCTTTTGCCGATGTCGTGGAGTATGGCGCCAAGGCCCAGGTCCGCAAGCTCCTCCTTGCCGTTCACCCCGGCGGCCATGGCCAGCGCCAACGAAAGGGTGGCCACGTTCACCGAATGGGTGAACGTGTAATAGTCGTAATTGTTTATCTTCATAAGGCCGTAGAAGGTGGTGGGATTCTGGATCACCGTTCCGGCAAGGTCCGCCACGGATTCCTTCGTCTCCTTCATCAGCTGCTCCGACCGCGGATTCTGGGCAAGCCCTTCGATTATTATCCTGGAGTTCTCCTTGACGAATGTTGCGCGGGCGCGCATGTCCTTGGAGTTTTTCGTGTATTCGAACATATAGGCCTTGTAGGCTTCCTGGTCCTCCCTGCGGACAAGGATGTTCGTCTCCTCCTCGGCCCATCTTTCGATCTGCTCGTGGTTCAACGGGGCTTTCGCCGGATGGGTCTCTTTCACCTCCTCCCCTTCCCTTATATAGATGGAAAACGGCGGTTTGGTGTTGTCCACCAGCGCCAGGGGGCTGATGGCCTGGAAATTGAGCATAAAATCAAAGTGCGCTTCCACCTTGCGCGGATCAAGGAAATCGTCGCCGAATCCCTGGCTCTTGCGGTTTTCCGACTCCACCTCGATGGCGTGGCGGTAGCTTTCAAAAAGTTTTTTCTGGTCCAGCGGGATTAAGGCCTCGGTCAGCCCTGCGTCGCGGAAAAGCTCGTTGACCTCCTCGCCATACGCCAGCCCATGCTTCATGATCAGATCAAATCCGCCGGAGGCCCCCTTTTTGTACATGTCCGCCGGAACGGCTCGGTCTATCACAAGCTCGTTGAGGGATACCCTGAAAAAATCGGCCTCACTGAGCTGTTTTTCCTTTTCGGCCACTGAGGCGGCCGCTTCCCCTACGTCCAGCCCTTTTGACGTGTCTATGAAGACATTGCCGATTTCGTAATCCAGCAGTTTCTGTATGTCTTTCTGGGAAGCCACCGCAAAACTGCCGAGCATGAATGGGGTGGAAAGCCAGGAGCTGTCCACCTTATGGACATACATCCCGATCCTAAGGTCGGACGTCCTTATTTTCTTAATGACGGTCTTAACTTCTTCCGGCATTTCAATCTCTATTAATTTGAAGTCTGACCTAGGATATTAGCCATTTTACGACAATTCAAGCGCATTAAAGCCGATTGGGCATGATCCTTAGCCCGGTTGTCAATCATGAGGCCCGTTGCGATTTGACTTTATTCGGCCAACTGCGTTAACTTTGATTAATGTTATATGCGCAGGGGGCGCCGGCGGAAATGTGTTTCCAACGGCTGAGAAGAGACCCTTTGAACCTGAACCGGGTAATGCCGGCGGAGGGATGGGCGCCGAAAGCCCGCCCGTTCTCCCTTCGGCCCGCGGCCCGCGATAAAATGGATATTATCCGCCCCATTTAAAGGAACGAACATGACCACACAGCTTATCGCCGCAAGAGGCGGCAAGATCA
The Nitrospinota bacterium genome window above contains:
- a CDS encoding DUF3391 domain-containing protein, yielding MPEEVKTVIKKIRTSDLRIGMYVHKVDSSWLSTPFMLGSFAVASQKDIQKLLDYEIGNVFIDTSKGLDVGEAAASVAEKEKQLSEADFFRVSLNELVIDRAVPADMYKKGASGGFDLIMKHGLAYGEEVNELFRDAGLTEALIPLDQKKLFESYRHAIEVESENRKSQGFGDDFLDPRKVEAHFDFMLNFQAISPLALVDNTKPPFSIYIREGEEVKETHPAKAPLNHEQIERWAEEETNILVRREDQEAYKAYMFEYTKNSKDMRARATFVKENSRIIIEGLAQNPRSEQLMKETKESVADLAGTVIQNPTTFYGLMKINNYDYYTFTHSVNVATLSLALAMAAGVNGKEELADLGLGAILHDIGKSRVDQKIINKPGKLTDEEYKTVTNHVMLGYEMLRVNKSISERAFLPLLQHHEKLSGKGYPNKLPAEKIHMFGRISAIIDIYDALTTERAYKKAFKPFDALVLISKSEEDFDKKLFGLFVKIIHKQQA